The genomic window AGGCACAGTTGGTTCAAGCTCGGGCTCAATTCAAAGATAATCACCCCCGTGTGCAGGGTCTGATCTCTCAGGAAACGGCTTTACGGGCTCAATTAGCTCAGTATGTTGCTCAGGCTGCTGCTAATGTTCCTGGCGTCGATACCACAGTGGGCGATTCAGATGGTCGAGTGGCCCTGATCCAGCAACTCGTTCTGGCCGAAAGCGATAGCCGTGCGCAACGGCGTCAGGCAGAGCAACTGGAGAGACAGGTTAACCAATTAAGCAAGACTCTCAAGTCAATTCCCAACAACCAAGCTCGGGTTCTGGAGTTACAGCGGCAATACGACATCACTGAAGGGGTCTACAAGGGGCTAGTCGCTCAAGTGCAGCAAGCGAGTGTGGACGCCTTCAACACCTATCCCAACGTACAGGTGCTCGACTCGCCAACCGTCGATCCCAACCCTTCCTCCCCGAAAGAGGCTCACGCAGTCTTAGGTGGATTACTCGCCTCACTGTTTGGCAGCCTAGCCTTAGCCCTACTGCTGGAAGGCCGCAACCCACTGCTCAGCCCCAAGGACCTGCAGGGGACCGAATTTCCAATGGTGGTGCGCTTGCCTCGCCTCAAGCGGCCCGGATTGGGGCTAGAAATAGATGCCGATACCGAAGTTGAGTTTCAGCGTTTGGGCTCGGCGACCAGCCTGCTCAGTTTGGACAACCACCGCTTGATGATTACCAGCTCAACGGCTGGCGAAGGTAAAACCACAGTCACGTTGGGCTTAGCGGTAGCGCTAGCAGATTTAGGGTTTCAGGTGCTGCTGATCGATGGCGATTTTCGGCAGGCTCAGCTCAGCCGCACACTCGGCTATGCGGAGAGGGCAGATACCGATCAGGCTGCCATTCCCCTGCGACCGGGTCTGGATTTGGTACCAACCTCGCCCAAGCAGGGCAAGGTGGTGGAACTGGTTGCCCGTGGGCGATTCGAGCGCTACTTGTCGGGCTGGCAGAGCAAGGGCAACTACGACTACATCTTGATCGACAGCGCTCCTGTGAACCTGACCAGCGAAACAGCCCTGATGGCAACGGCAGCCCACAATGTGCTATTTGTGGTCCGGCCAGGAACCAGCAATCGCAATGCTGTGAATCAGAGCCTCGAACAGCTTGCTCACCACAACGCTGAGATTGCAGGCTTGGTGATTAATGGCGTTGAAATGGCAACTGAGGCTTATCGTTATCGGCGCAATGGCTCCACGGTGAACCCATGAGCCAGGTCTCCGATTCCTTCGGCTCAACTACGGTTGCTGAGCCGACAGCTGCCAAGCAACCCAAATCCTCGCTGCTGCGCACTCTAGCTCACGTTTATTTTGGCGGTAAGCGTTGGTTCTATCGGCTGCGCTATCCTACGGTCTCGATTGGTGAGGGAGTCCTGATTCGAGGCTCTCTCCAAGTGGCTGGAGGGACGCGCGTGGTGATTGGTGCGGGTAGCCGCCTCAATAAGCGGGTGCGAATCTGCGGCCCTGGTGAGGTCACGATCGGGCGAAACACCCTAATCAATGGCCCCTGGATCGGCTGTTATCGGTCGATCAGCATTGGCGATGACTGCCTGATCTCCGACTGCTATCTCGTCGATACCGACTATCACAACTTGGAGCCCCATCTGCGCCACTCTCCGCCAGGTCCCAAGGTTTCAGCCCCAATTGTGATCGAGCGCAACGTCTGGATCGGGGCTCGGGCAACTGTGATGAAGGGGGTGCGCATCGGCGCTGACAGCGTAGTCGGTCTAGGAGCAATCATCCGCAAAGCAGTACCCGCAAGGGTTGTGGTGATCGGCGATCCCCAGCAAATTGTTAAGCACTTTAATCCGGAGGACAGCAAGCGTGAGTCTTCTGGCTAGTCCTTCGGTATCGGCACCGAGATCATGGCTCAAACTACTGACTTTAGGAGGGCTGTCTCAAGCTGAGCAAACCCTCTATTGGCTAGCCCTGCTCAGCCCTCTGTGGTGGCTCTTGGGATTGCAGGTGCTGCTTTACCCGGCGGTGCTAATCGGCTTACTGGTGATGGCCTTTGACCTGGACAAGCTACTCAAGGGCTCTTTGCCTGCTTGTGCATGGGCCTGGTTGGCAATGGCTGCCGTGATGCTGTGGACGGGGGGGCTGGGCCTCCTGGATGTCGGCTTTGGCTTTAAAGCAGTAGCGGCCCAAGCGGTCACTTTCTTCAAAAGCTATTGTCTGATTTTCGCCTGTATAGCGCTGCCGTTCTGGACTCGCTTACGGGTTCAGGTGATCACACGGGCAGTAGCCTGGATGGCAACCGGCTACTTGGTGGTGATTGCCATTGAGATGGTGATGCTGGTGCTGGGCATTGGCGAGCAGGGCTATACCCCTTTCCTAGCCAAGCTGATCCCCGGCGACAAGCAGAGCATGCAGGTGTTATTTGCCAACATGTCGCTGTTTTTTGGCATCATGCTACCTCGGACAGGACTGTACACGCCCGACTCACCGATCTTGGGCGTGGCTGCCGTCTGCTGTGTATTGATCTGCCAGGGAGAGGCACAGCCGCAACTACGGAAGCTAGCCCTGGCCGGGTCGCTATTAGCCCTGATTCTGAGCTTTAGTCGCTCCGCTTGGATTAGCTTGCCTCTAGCACTGCTCATCAGTGCGGCATTTGGCAGCTCGCTGGCTCGTCAGGTTTCGTTGTGGGGAGCTTCTCTGTTCTCGTTGCTCTGCGCGGTCTTTGGCCTCACGCCTAGCCAGTTGATTGAGGCTCCTCTGACAATTTTTACGCAGGCTCGCCCCGACTCTTCAGGTGATCGGGAGCTGGTAGTGCGCAAGACATTGGAAGCCTGGCAAGAGTCGCCCTGGCTGGGTTGGGGCATCATCCGAGGAGCTGTGCGCTGGCATACCTATGAAGTGGCACTGGGCTCGTTCTCTACTTACGCCTCGGTGCTCTATCTGCATGGGATTGTTGGCTTTGCGGTTTTCCTGGCAACCCTGGTCGTCACGCTACTAGATTTTTGGAAGCCCTCTCGCCAAGGCAATCCCTTAGCTCGCCAAGCATTCGGTAGTTTAGTGGCGCTGTACTTGATGTGCGCGGCAACGCCTTTGAGTTGGATGGCGATTTACCTGTGGTTCTATTTTGTTTGGCTAGGAGCTGTCCTAGCCGAAACCCGACAGGAACCTTTCTCTGTGCGCAGTTGGCAAGAACTCATGGCAGGCGGTGTTCCGAGCAGCCGGCATCAGCAGTGGTCGGGGGGACAATGGTGAAAATTGGATTTCTGCACAAAGTTAACACCACCCCGCCCCGTGGCGGCGGTACAGTTCACACCTATCAAATCTCTCACTACCTAGCCAAACAAGGCCATCAATTGCTGACCCTTGCACCCGAGCAGGGATCACAGTTTACGCAACGCCTACCACGCTCTATAGCAGGGCTGCGATCCTTGGTGCGTTCAGCCGATCTGCTGTACATCCGGATTGATGGCCGAGTGGGTTGGGAGTTGATGTCTCTGCTACCGGGTTGGCTCAAAACAGACCAGCCAGTGATTTGGGAGATCAACGCAACCTTAGATGAATTGGCGATCTTACCGGGTCCAAAGCGTTGGCGGGACAGGCTAGGAGCCCCTTTGCGCCCGCTCAGTGCTCAGCGCGCCAGCACTGCCCTCTGTGTATCAGAGCCTCTGGTGCACTATGCCCACGATCTCGGGATTGAGTCAGCGATTTTGGTACCCAATGGTTCAGATCCCCAACTCTTTCGACCTGCTCAAGACAGCGCTTGTGCTTTTGCAGGTCTAGAAAATTGCTTTCGCGTCCTCTGGGCTGGCTCGACTTCCTACAATTGGCACGATTTTGCCACTGTGCTAGCTTGCGCCCACAAAATGCAGAATCTAGACCCTGAAATCAGCTTTGTGATCGTTGGCGACCGTCCTGACTTAGCTGAGCAGCTGCCTCAAAATCTGCATTTTTATCCGCCTGTCCTCTATCAGGATGCCCCCCGATTATTTGCCTCTGCTCACGTAGGACTCTGCCTCTATCAAGACCTTAGCTGGTCTCAATATGGCTTTTTCTTTTCACCGCTCAAGCTTTTCGATTACGCAGCCTCGGGCTTGCCCATTATTTACACTAATTTCCCGGAACTGCATCGAATTGCCGCTAATTTCGGTTTATCAGTTGGAGTGGGGGATGTAGACGCCTTAACAGCTCAAATTTTAGCTCTCAAGCAACAGTATTCGCTCTATGAACGCCTAGCCCAAAATGCCCGTCAGGCCGTTATTGATTACTACAATTGGGACCGGGTAGGAGCTCAAACTGAAGCTGCAATATTAACCCTGCTGGGTCAAACCCCTCAATCGAAGCACCCGCAGTTTGAGCAAAGTCGTCAACTTTTGAATAATGATATTAGTGTTTGACCGTAGGCCAATGTGAGAAGCACAACGTATTAAGCTATACAGAGAAATTGGTGGATTTCGATGATTGTGGTGAGGAGTTAAACGATGACTGAGTATAGCCCTGAGATAGAGTACAGAACGTTCATAAAGCCCTAATTTGATTTTAGGGTCCATCGATTCAGGGTCACTTTAGATACCAAGTTCCATTCCAGAGTAGCCTGAGTTCGCTCGCAAAGCTTGTGCCGTGTTTCCCAAAGTGGGTTGCAACGATCTCGCCAGCCTTTTCTGTCATTTGGGATACAGGAGTATCTACTATGGTCACTGTCCCTAAGGTCAGTGTGATCATCCCCGCTTACAATGTTCAGCAGTATATTGAGGCTGCTTTAACTTCGTTAGAGCGCCAATCTCTGCACAACTTTGAAGCTCTGATTGTTGACGATGGTTCCACCGATGGCACAGCTGAGGTAGCCCTAAGCTTTTGCCAACGAGATCCCCGTTTTAGACTACTCAGTAAAGCCAATGGGGGTTTGTCTTCTGCTCGGAACTACGGCATTCAACAAGCCCAGGCAGCCTACATTGCCCTTCTAGATGCAGACGATGCTTACGAACCGGAGAAGTTAGCGAGCCATATTACACGGCTGGATACGGAGCCACAAGTGGGTGTTGTCTACAGCGCCTCACGCATTATTCGTGAGGACGGTCGTCCGACTTGGCTACGTCTAAGCGGTAAACCGATCCACCAACAGCCGTTACTCGCTCTACTGTGCAAAAACTTTATCGGTCATGGCTCTAACGCGGTGTTTAGACGGTCCATCGTTGATGAAGTGGGTGCATTCGATGAAACGCTGGCAAGCTCTGAGGACCTGGACTTTTGGTTGAGAATTGCCGCTCAAGGACACTGGAATTTCTACCGGCAACCCCAGCCTCTTTGCTGCTACCGAGTGCGCCCCTCAGGGCTCACCTTTAATATCGCTCAGATGCAGTCTTGCTCTGAGCAAGTTCTGGCAGCAGCCTATCAACGATCCCCGGAACAAGTAGGGCCAATGCTGCCTACAGCTCGCGCATACCTGGCCCGTTACCTGGCTCGTTTGGCATTGACCGCAGGCAAACTAGCAGAAGCCACACGGTTAGTGGACTGTGCCTTAGCAGAAGACGCCTCAATTTTTTGGCGCGATCCCCGCTCGTTGGTTACGCTGGCAGCCGTCCGCTTAGCGCCTCTAGCCCATCTATTCATCCAGCGATCTCTGGGTTCAGTAACGCCCAGTTAGAGCGTCTACTTAGCCGAAGCTTCTGGCCTAATTCTTGATCAAATTGACTTGCTAAATCGTCTTGTTAAATTGATGGCCAAGTTGGCTTGTAAGTGAGTTGAGATCAACTTCCTCAGGCAGGGAAGAAATTGAGCTGATCACCTGGATTGTTTCCTCTTGGCCCAGGAGTGGCTGCCCCCTTTCCCAATGCTTGGATCACATTTATGAATAGTCCATTACAGGTGGCATCAAACGCGGCGTCAGGAACTCTACCCAGTTTAGAAGTACAACTACTGGGGCGACGGATTACCTGTGTCACAGTTCCAACTTTGCTTCAGGCAATTCACACGGCTTGCGTTGAGAGAAGAAAGATCACCATCTTCAATTACAACGTGCATAGCTTCAACCTCTCAATGCAGCTGCCCTGGTTCTACGAATCTCTACAAAATTCAGACATTACCCACTGCGACAGCATGGGGATTCTCTGGGCAATTCGCTTTATGGGATTGCAGTTACCAATTGCCTATCGGGTTTCTTATACCCTCTTGATGCCAAAGCTTCTGGAGCATTGTAACCAGCACGGGTTATCGGTGTTTCTTTTGGGATCCCGACCTGAGCACCTTGAGATTGCAATTGAACAAGTGCATGAGCGCTATCCCAACGTTAAGATTGCGGGTCATCACGGTTACTTCTCGGTTGAGGATGCAGAAGAAAACAACGCTGTGGTTGAGCAAATCAATCAGGCTAAAGCTCAGGTTTTGATTGTGGGTATGGGAATGCCCATTCAAGAAAATTGGGTGCGTGCCAATCAAAGAAAATTAAATGTCAACGCCATTATGGTTGGGGGCGCAGTCATCGACCGTTTAGCTGGGGTCGTCCCTGACTGTCCAACCTTGATTTCCAATCTAGGTTTGGAATGGTTTTATCGGCTCAGCCGAGAGCCCAAACGCTTGTGGGTTCGCTACATTGTGGGCAATTTAGCCTTTGTCTCGCAAATCGTTTTAGCAAAGTTGGCCTTAGCAGAATTCTCTCCATTTCAAGCCAAGGTCCTCAACGCTCAACTCACCCAGGCCCTGACTCAGCGATGAAGCGTTTGTGTTTTGGCCCGAATAATCAGCTCAGCAGGAAGCCAACATGAGCCTGCGCACTCAGGTCCTTCGGGGCGGAACCTATTTGGCGGTGCGGCAAGGGTTGGGCATGGGGCTCAGTCTGGTGGGCGTTGTCTTTCTTACCCGCACGATTGGACCAGAAGCCTATGGCCTCTACGCGACCACCTACAGCCTTTACAACTACCTCTACACGCTCAGCCAGTGGGGGATCAGCATTTGTCTGATTCGCCGGGAGGGGGAAGCCCAGCGTCAGGACTACGATCAGGCATTCACGCTGTTGCTGCTGTTGGGCGTCGTAGCTGGCTTAGTGGCCCTGCTGGCGCTGCCCTGGCTGGCTTGGTGGGTACGTCTGGAAGGGTTTCGCCCCCTGGCGTTAGCGATGATTTGCGGGTTGCCCTTGAATCTCTTGACCTTGGTACCTTTGGCTCGCCTAGAACGAGAGCTGGATTACCGACAGGTGGCATTGATCGAATTGGCTGGTCAAGCCACCTCCTACGCCGTTGCTATCCCTTTGGCTTTCCAAGGTTGGGGCGCTTGGTCGCTGATCGGCGGTTGGTGGGTGCAACAGTTACTGTCCTGCCTGCTCCTTTATCGAGCTGCTAAGTATCGACCGGCCTTTTATTGGAACCTGGACCTAGCCCGAGAGATGGTGAGCTATGGTCTGGGTTACTCGGCGTCCATGTGGATTTGGCAGTTGCGTAGCCTGGTGAACCCATTGGTAGTGGGGCGTTTCGCCGGAGCGGAGGCTGTAGGCTACGTAGCACTGGCGATCCGCTGGGTCGAGGTTCTCAGTTTTGTGCGCAACGCAACCTGGCGAATTTCGCTGGCGACCCTAGCTCGGTTGCAGGGAGATCGTCAGCGTTTGGCAGCTGCAATCACCGAGGGCATGCGCTTGCAGGTGCTAGCTTTGGGACCATTTTTGTTGGGCTTTGCCTTAGTTAGCCCCTGGTTGCTACCTGTGGTATTTGGCGAAACTTGGCTACCGGTTTTGACGGTTTATCCCTTCATTGCCTTAAGTTACCTAGTCAACACGGTCTTCAACCTGCATTCCTCTGCTTTGTATGTGCTGCGCCACAACTGGCAGGTAACGATCTTTCACGCCGTCCATATTGCTCTATTTGTAGGAGCGGCCATACTGCTAGTCCCCCGATTGGGACCCGTTGGCTATGGCTGGGCAGAAGTTGTCACCCTACTGAGCTACATCGTCATTCACATCTATACGGTGCGAGCAGTAGGTTGGCCAGATTACGGCATAGCTGTTGCTTGGGTTGGAGGATTTGCCCTAGCCCTCTTTTGGCGTGACCTGGGTTGGGGCGCTGGTGTGGGCTTATTGGCCATTGCCCTGTGGCCTCAAACCTGGAGGGTGCTGGGTGGATATATGCAGAGTTTACGGAAGGTGCAACATGGCTGAGCCGCTGGTCAGTATTGTTATCAACAACTACAACTACGGGCAGTTTTTGGGCGAAGCGATTGAGAGCGCTCTGAATCAGACCTACGCCAATGTTGAAGTTGTTGTTGTCGATGATGGCTCAACTGACCACTCTTTAGCCGTGATTAAAAGTTACGGCGAGCAGATTGTGCCTGTGCTGAAGCTCAACGGGGGTCAGGCTTCGGCCTTTAATGCCGGTTTCGCAGCGAGTCGGGGAGAGTTGCTTTGCTTTTTGGATGCTGATGATGTGTTCTATCCTCACAAAGTTCAAGAACTCATCGCTTGTTGGCAGGAAAAATTAGCTCAGCACAGCTGCACAATGCTCTACCATCTGCTGCAAGCAGTAGATCGCTGCAGTAATTGTCTGGGTTATCAAATTCCAGCAGCTCCTCATGAATTACCCAGCAACTTGTATACCTATGCCTGTCAATACGGCTTTCTGCCTTATGCCGCCTCACCTACTAGCGGCATTACGCTGACCCGCACTTTAGCCCAACAAATTTTTCCACTGCCTGAACGCGGAATTCGTACCTCAGCGGATGACTTTATTGTTCGGGCTGCCTCACTGCTTGGTGAGGTACATGGCATCAATCGCATTCTGGGGGAATATCGCATTCATGGCAATAACAACTGGTATGGCAATTCAGGGCCGAAACCCGAGAGCTTCTCGCTGGCCCTAAACGAGTTTCTCAACGACAAGCTTCGGGAGAATAACCGTAAACCAGTAGTTGCCTTCTTTGATTCGATTTACGCCAAAGATTACTATATCCAGCAACAAAAACCAGCAGAGCTTGCCAAACTAGCCTTTAAATCTCTAGCGCGACGGTTCACGCCTTCGATGCTGAAGTTTTTCTGGTCGACCTTAGTTTCAGCAACGCAAATCTATCTTCAAACAGGAGGTTTGAACAGTGCTGGTCAGCATCTTGATCAATAACTACAACTATGGTTCGTTTCTACGGCAGGCCATTGATAGCGCCCTCAGCCAGACCTATCCCCACATTGAGGTCATTGTTGTAGATGATGGTTCCACCGATGATTCGCGTGCAATCATCGCCAGTTATCAGGCTAATGATCAGGGCCGAGTGCAGTCGGTACTGAAGGAGAACGGTGGCCAAGCTTCTGCCTTCAATGCTGGTTTTGCAGCAAGCCAGGGCGATATTATTTGTTTCTTAGATGCTGACGATCTGTTTCTACCAGAAAAAGTCACAGAGGTCGTTCACACCTTTAAAGACCATCCAGAGATCGGTTGGTGCTTTCATCCGCTCAAGCGAATCGATATCGAAACCAATACGTTACTACCGAACAGCGAACCTGAAGGGGCATCTCGGATCTGTGATTTTAGAGCGCAAATTCCTCAGGGCAAGCTGCCTTTTTCACCGCCGCCTACCTCTGGGTTATGTTTCAAACGCTCGTTGCTAGCGCAAATCTTGCCCATGCCTGAAGTCATCCGCATTACCAGCGATAACTACCTCAAACTCACAGCCTTAGTTCTCAACCAGGGTTATTGTCTGGCTCAGAATTTGGCCATCCAAAGAATTCATGGCAACAACGCCTATACGTTCAGAACCGACAAGCAGCAACTGAGAGCCAAAATTCGCATCCTCACAGCCTATTGGATGAAGCAGAAGTTCCCCGCTTTGACTGGCTTTACCCATCGGTTGCTAGCCAATGGCATTAGTACTTGCTGGCGACTCAAGGATGCTGAAGCTAGAGAGGCCATTGAGCAATATCTTGCTAAGCTCAGCCTAGCCGAAAAACTAGAGATTCAAGCGAGAACGCTCTATTACCGCTTGAAGTTCTACGGTCGGAAACTTTAGCTGGAAAGAACTCTTGGAGAGTTAGGACAAGCACCCCTTGACAATGGCTGAGAGAAAACCTCCGATCCTAATTTTTAGCCACCTCTTTCCGCCTGATTTAGGTGGTATTCAAGAGTATATTTACAGCCGTTGCTTACAAAATTCAGGCGAACTGGTTGTGCTTACTAGTGATTTGGGTGGCAGTCAGGATTTCGACATTCAACAGACGTTTCCTATTCATCGCTGGCCTCAAACTCTGCCCCGGCTGCGAATGTTCTACGTGCCTTTGCTGGCTTTTTCCTATAGCTTGAGGCTCTGGTTTAAATATCGCTACCGCTTTGTCGAATGTGCCAGTGGTTACTTGTCTGGTGTCGTCTTTGCTCTCAGCTTCATCTTGCCAATTCAGTATAGTATCTATCTACATGGCAACGATGTACTGAGGTTGAAAGCGCACTGGCTATACCACTGGTTTTATAGCCTCGTATTTAGTCGCGCTCGCCTGATTGTTTGTAATAGTCACTACACTGAATCGCTCTTTAGGCAAATCACAGCTCTATCCGTTCCAACCTTAGTAGTCAATCCCACGATGCGTCCGGCTCGATTTACTCAAACTTCAGTTGACATCCGGACAC from Leptolyngbya sp. FACHB-261 includes these protein-coding regions:
- a CDS encoding WecB/TagA/CpsF family glycosyltransferase, coding for MNSPLQVASNAASGTLPSLEVQLLGRRITCVTVPTLLQAIHTACVERRKITIFNYNVHSFNLSMQLPWFYESLQNSDITHCDSMGILWAIRFMGLQLPIAYRVSYTLLMPKLLEHCNQHGLSVFLLGSRPEHLEIAIEQVHERYPNVKIAGHHGYFSVEDAEENNAVVEQINQAKAQVLIVGMGMPIQENWVRANQRKLNVNAIMVGGAVIDRLAGVVPDCPTLISNLGLEWFYRLSREPKRLWVRYIVGNLAFVSQIVLAKLALAEFSPFQAKVLNAQLTQALTQR
- a CDS encoding glycosyltransferase family 2 protein, producing MAEPLVSIVINNYNYGQFLGEAIESALNQTYANVEVVVVDDGSTDHSLAVIKSYGEQIVPVLKLNGGQASAFNAGFAASRGELLCFLDADDVFYPHKVQELIACWQEKLAQHSCTMLYHLLQAVDRCSNCLGYQIPAAPHELPSNLYTYACQYGFLPYAASPTSGITLTRTLAQQIFPLPERGIRTSADDFIVRAASLLGEVHGINRILGEYRIHGNNNWYGNSGPKPESFSLALNEFLNDKLRENNRKPVVAFFDSIYAKDYYIQQQKPAELAKLAFKSLARRFTPSMLKFFWSTLVSATQIYLQTGGLNSAGQHLDQ
- a CDS encoding glycosyltransferase, translated to MVKIGFLHKVNTTPPRGGGTVHTYQISHYLAKQGHQLLTLAPEQGSQFTQRLPRSIAGLRSLVRSADLLYIRIDGRVGWELMSLLPGWLKTDQPVIWEINATLDELAILPGPKRWRDRLGAPLRPLSAQRASTALCVSEPLVHYAHDLGIESAILVPNGSDPQLFRPAQDSACAFAGLENCFRVLWAGSTSYNWHDFATVLACAHKMQNLDPEISFVIVGDRPDLAEQLPQNLHFYPPVLYQDAPRLFASAHVGLCLYQDLSWSQYGFFFSPLKLFDYAASGLPIIYTNFPELHRIAANFGLSVGVGDVDALTAQILALKQQYSLYERLAQNARQAVIDYYNWDRVGAQTEAAILTLLGQTPQSKHPQFEQSRQLLNNDISV
- a CDS encoding glycosyltransferase family 2 protein; translated protein: MVTVPKVSVIIPAYNVQQYIEAALTSLERQSLHNFEALIVDDGSTDGTAEVALSFCQRDPRFRLLSKANGGLSSARNYGIQQAQAAYIALLDADDAYEPEKLASHITRLDTEPQVGVVYSASRIIREDGRPTWLRLSGKPIHQQPLLALLCKNFIGHGSNAVFRRSIVDEVGAFDETLASSEDLDFWLRIAAQGHWNFYRQPQPLCCYRVRPSGLTFNIAQMQSCSEQVLAAAYQRSPEQVGPMLPTARAYLARYLARLALTAGKLAEATRLVDCALAEDASIFWRDPRSLVTLAAVRLAPLAHLFIQRSLGSVTPS
- a CDS encoding tyrosine-protein kinase domain-containing protein, with protein sequence MTNKVTAIVGRHWKTLLGLNLIILAATVGSIAFAKRAWTAKAQLILPSTTSNLDANLGTLGSLSNGETGFSNQVSPLKVQSSILLSDDLLKRVLAKDPEKEQFGLGRYRGLFKVTPQEQSTIISLEVNGSSPELAKQRTTALTQAYVQRLNELRRDNGAAREQFSRSELERSRRNLAQAQSALASFKRTSGLVNGDEQTKGIVSTISSLTAAQAQAQAQAQSAAARTQALAARLSQTPDQAIRSLRLGENQSYQFTRQKLSEVEAQLVQARAQFKDNHPRVQGLISQETALRAQLAQYVAQAAANVPGVDTTVGDSDGRVALIQQLVLAESDSRAQRRQAEQLERQVNQLSKTLKSIPNNQARVLELQRQYDITEGVYKGLVAQVQQASVDAFNTYPNVQVLDSPTVDPNPSSPKEAHAVLGGLLASLFGSLALALLLEGRNPLLSPKDLQGTEFPMVVRLPRLKRPGLGLEIDADTEVEFQRLGSATSLLSLDNHRLMITSSTAGEGKTTVTLGLAVALADLGFQVLLIDGDFRQAQLSRTLGYAERADTDQAAIPLRPGLDLVPTSPKQGKVVELVARGRFERYLSGWQSKGNYDYILIDSAPVNLTSETALMATAAHNVLFVVRPGTSNRNAVNQSLEQLAHHNAEIAGLVINGVEMATEAYRYRRNGSTVNP
- a CDS encoding DapH/DapD/GlmU-related protein; translation: MSQVSDSFGSTTVAEPTAAKQPKSSLLRTLAHVYFGGKRWFYRLRYPTVSIGEGVLIRGSLQVAGGTRVVIGAGSRLNKRVRICGPGEVTIGRNTLINGPWIGCYRSISIGDDCLISDCYLVDTDYHNLEPHLRHSPPGPKVSAPIVIERNVWIGARATVMKGVRIGADSVVGLGAIIRKAVPARVVVIGDPQQIVKHFNPEDSKRESSG
- a CDS encoding glycosyltransferase family 4 protein gives rise to the protein MAERKPPILIFSHLFPPDLGGIQEYIYSRCLQNSGELVVLTSDLGGSQDFDIQQTFPIHRWPQTLPRLRMFYVPLLAFSYSLRLWFKYRYRFVECASGYLSGVVFALSFILPIQYSIYLHGNDVLRLKAHWLYHWFYSLVFSRARLIVCNSHYTESLFRQITALSVPTLVVNPTMRPARFTQTSVDIRTRHYLPEEAILLFTVCRLVERKGVDRIIEALPKLDAKVHYIVGGEGPYRSAWEQLAQRLNVADRVHFVGRIADDELSAYYQAADVFVMLSQHDEQQHSIEGFGIVYLEAGYFGKPVVAYAVGGVLDAIENGSNGLLLEPQDFPGLVDALTYLVEHPAERERMGACGRRRATRPQTFEALYALPSRA
- a CDS encoding glycosyltransferase, with translation MLVSILINNYNYGSFLRQAIDSALSQTYPHIEVIVVDDGSTDDSRAIIASYQANDQGRVQSVLKENGGQASAFNAGFAASQGDIICFLDADDLFLPEKVTEVVHTFKDHPEIGWCFHPLKRIDIETNTLLPNSEPEGASRICDFRAQIPQGKLPFSPPPTSGLCFKRSLLAQILPMPEVIRITSDNYLKLTALVLNQGYCLAQNLAIQRIHGNNAYTFRTDKQQLRAKIRILTAYWMKQKFPALTGFTHRLLANGISTCWRLKDAEAREAIEQYLAKLSLAEKLEIQARTLYYRLKFYGRKL
- a CDS encoding oligosaccharide flippase family protein, whose protein sequence is MSLRTQVLRGGTYLAVRQGLGMGLSLVGVVFLTRTIGPEAYGLYATTYSLYNYLYTLSQWGISICLIRREGEAQRQDYDQAFTLLLLLGVVAGLVALLALPWLAWWVRLEGFRPLALAMICGLPLNLLTLVPLARLERELDYRQVALIELAGQATSYAVAIPLAFQGWGAWSLIGGWWVQQLLSCLLLYRAAKYRPAFYWNLDLAREMVSYGLGYSASMWIWQLRSLVNPLVVGRFAGAEAVGYVALAIRWVEVLSFVRNATWRISLATLARLQGDRQRLAAAITEGMRLQVLALGPFLLGFALVSPWLLPVVFGETWLPVLTVYPFIALSYLVNTVFNLHSSALYVLRHNWQVTIFHAVHIALFVGAAILLVPRLGPVGYGWAEVVTLLSYIVIHIYTVRAVGWPDYGIAVAWVGGFALALFWRDLGWGAGVGLLAIALWPQTWRVLGGYMQSLRKVQHG
- a CDS encoding O-antigen ligase family protein is translated as MSLLASPSVSAPRSWLKLLTLGGLSQAEQTLYWLALLSPLWWLLGLQVLLYPAVLIGLLVMAFDLDKLLKGSLPACAWAWLAMAAVMLWTGGLGLLDVGFGFKAVAAQAVTFFKSYCLIFACIALPFWTRLRVQVITRAVAWMATGYLVVIAIEMVMLVLGIGEQGYTPFLAKLIPGDKQSMQVLFANMSLFFGIMLPRTGLYTPDSPILGVAAVCCVLICQGEAQPQLRKLALAGSLLALILSFSRSAWISLPLALLISAAFGSSLARQVSLWGASLFSLLCAVFGLTPSQLIEAPLTIFTQARPDSSGDRELVVRKTLEAWQESPWLGWGIIRGAVRWHTYEVALGSFSTYASVLYLHGIVGFAVFLATLVVTLLDFWKPSRQGNPLARQAFGSLVALYLMCAATPLSWMAIYLWFYFVWLGAVLAETRQEPFSVRSWQELMAGGVPSSRHQQWSGGQW